The genomic window GACGGCTTCTGCCCGAGCATTCCGCGTGGTTTCGAATGCTCCGAAGTTTGCCGTAGGATTGATGTTCACCATGCGCCGCCTGTCTCGTTTTGGGACGTGAATCGTCCGTTGAGACAGGCATCGCAAGGGCCGTGCCGGATATGGTTGGCGATGGTTATCAGCGTTTTTGCATTGTTCACGACGGTAGCGCCGCGGATTTGAAGTTCTTCTCAGTGGGGCCGCGAGTTCGATGAAGAACTTCAAATCCAAAAGCGGCACTCAAATCATAGGCTTGCTAGTGTCCTGATTCCGAAGTTCGCATCCGAGCAAGCCGCAAGCCTTTGCGAACTTCGGAATCGGGAGACTAGTTGGCACATTCTTCAAGAACATGGGCTAGGCTGCTCGCCACGGAACGTTTTATCCTGAAGCAGCGAATCAGCTGGGCGTGTCCTGGAATGAGGCGACCTTGACAACCACCCCTGAGCCCCCGGCCGCCAACTTTGCACCAAAAGCCACAAAATCCGGGCCTGCAGGTGTCCCGGATATCCTCACCGTTCTGGGACATGCGACTTTTGTCTGGGACATCGTGGGTAACTCCTTGCAGTGGAGCGACAACGTAAGATCTGTGTTGCCCGAGATTCCGGCTGAGGCGTTGTCGAGGGCGTCGGATTTTTCGAAGCTGATCGAGCCCTCGCGCGGCGTACGATCTGATGCCGTGTTGAATTCGACCGGCTCTGATGCGGGGCAGGGTGTGCCATATCAGATCGAGTATGGCATCCGCGCGAGTATGTCCGCCCCCCTGCTTTGGATCGAGGAGATCGGATGCTGGTTCGCCGGCGCAGATGGAAGACCTGTACGCGCGTTAGGTCTCGTTCGAGTTAATAATGAGCGCCGCGCGCGTGACGAACAGCTCCTGAAGCTTTCGCAGAACGATCCATTGACTGGCGAATTCAATCGCACGCGTGTGGTCGCTGCGCTGGCCGAGATGATTGAGGAAGCTGCACGATTCCGCTCTTCGTTCGCTTTCATGCTGGTCGGCATCGATCATTTGGCCCGTATCAATGATGCCTTTGGGTATGATGTCGCCGATGGCGTCATTCTGGAAGTGGCCAGGCGGATTCGCGCACGGCTGCGCGGGGGCGACATTCTTGGACGCTTTTCCGGCAATAAATTCGGCCTGATTCTGAAGAACTGCACCGTGGACGACATGAATGTTGCAGCCGAGCGGTTTTTGGCCGGCATTCGTGACGAGGTCGTGCCAACGCCGCTGGGGCCGGTGGCCGTGACGGCGTCGATCGGTGCGATCAGCGTGCCGCGTCATGCGCGCACGGCGGAAGAGGCCATGAACCGAACACAGGAGGCGCTTGATCTCGCTAAGGCCCGACGTCGCGGCTCACTGATGCAATGGCGTCCGAGCGTCGAGCGTGATGCCCAGCGTCGCGTCAATATTCGTGTAACCGATGAAATCGTGACCGCGCTGAACGAGCGTCGGATCGTCATGGCCTATGAGCCGGTGGTCACTACGACGTCGCGACAGATCGCCTTCCACGAATGTCTCGTGCGGATGAGACAGGAAGACGGCGAATATTCGCTGTCACCTGATATCGTTCCGGTCGCCGAGAAGCTCGGTCTCATCCGGCTTGTCGATCATCGCGTGCTTGAGCTTGTGGTTGCCGAGTTGGCGGATGCGCCGCATGCGCAGCTCAGCCTCAATATCTCGCCTGCGACCACGATGGACCCTGACTGGTGGGCCAGCATCGAGTCGCTGATGCGCGCGCATCCTGGCGTTGCCGAGCGACTGATCGTTGAGATCACCGAGACGGTTGCGATCCAGGATCTCGACGACGTGAGAGGTTTCGTCACGCGTCTGAAGAATTTGGGCAGCAGGATTGCAATCGATGATTTTGGTGCGGGCTATACGTCGTTCCGCAATCTGCGCAAACTCGGCGTCGATATCGTGAAGGTCGATGGCGCATTTGTGCAGAATATTGCGCGGTCATCCGACGACCGGGCCTTCGTTCAGACGCTGATCGATCTTGCGCACCGGCTGAACATTCAAACAGTTGCCGAATGGGTGCAGGACGAGGAATCGGCGAAGCAACTGCAAGGGTGGGGATGTGATTACATCCAGGGCCGTCTGACTGGCCTTGCCTCACTGACGCGCTTAGGGCCCGCGCCCACAGTCTCTCCCATCACCGCCACGCGGTGACAGGGACCATTTAGTAACCGCAGCCTCTAGTGGCGTCTGCGCGTTAGCCTTTGTTCTCGGGCTCTCGCGCCAT from Nitrobacteraceae bacterium AZCC 1564 includes these protein-coding regions:
- a CDS encoding diguanylate cyclase (GGDEF)-like protein (product_source=TIGR00254; cath_funfam=3.20.20.450,3.30.70.270; cog=COG2199,COG2200; pfam=PF00563,PF00990; smart=SM00052,SM00267; superfamily=141868,55073,55785; tigrfam=TIGR00254), with the translated sequence MTTTPEPPAANFAPKATKSGPAGVPDILTVLGHATFVWDIVGNSLQWSDNVRSVLPEIPAEALSRASDFSKLIEPSRGVRSDAVLNSTGSDAGQGVPYQIEYGIRASMSAPLLWIEEIGCWFAGADGRPVRALGLVRVNNERRARDEQLLKLSQNDPLTGEFNRTRVVAALAEMIEEAARFRSSFAFMLVGIDHLARINDAFGYDVADGVILEVARRIRARLRGGDILGRFSGNKFGLILKNCTVDDMNVAAERFLAGIRDEVVPTPLGPVAVTASIGAISVPRHARTAEEAMNRTQEALDLAKARRRGSLMQWRPSVERDAQRRVNIRVTDEIVTALNERRIVMAYEPVVTTTSRQIAFHECLVRMRQEDGEYSLSPDIVPVAEKLGLIRLVDHRVLELVVAELADAPHAQLSLNISPATTMDPDWWASIESLMRAHPGVAERLIVEITETVAIQDLDDVRGFVTRLKNLGSRIAIDDFGAGYTSFRNLRKLGVDIVKVDGAFVQNIARSSDDRAFVQTLIDLAHRLNIQTVAEWVQDEESAKQLQGWGCDYIQGRLTGLASLTRLGPAPTVSPITATR